Genomic DNA from Thermodesulfovibrionia bacterium:
ATCGGCGCTGGCGAATATTTTCGGCAAGCCGTTGTTGAGCTTTGGTCAATGTTATAAGTAACATGGGTGTATTACTATATCCCTCAAATTGTCTTCTAATAACATTATGGTATTAGTAGAGCGGTCTTTCAAGCTCGCCCACAGGTGTTCTTTGCGGCGAGAACTGCATTCTTCTGCTATTACTTAAGTACATGGAGTGAGTAATTATCAGACGACTTGCGGTTTATATATATGTTAACTATAGTGGCCGTTCATCCTGAAGTCTATGAGGGACCGGCATACAAGGTGGTTCATTGTCGTGGTGCACCGGAGAGCCTTGAGCGTGCACTTCTCGGAGTTGAAGCGCGAAAGCGCCAGAAGATGAAATTCGCCTTGGCCTTGCAGATCGAACGTCTTGCAAACGGGCAGTCGATGTCAAATGAGAATTTTCCGGAGGAGGGCGATCTTCCTTTTAGCCAACTGACTGGCCGCAGAGCAAAATTCAGAGCGTTAAAACGTTTACCAGTGCGCGGATATTGTTGGCTGTCCGGCAAGCATCAAAACACGTGGTTTATAAGCCACTACATCAAGAAGGATTTTAATAAACTGCACGAGTCTGATACCCAGAGAGTTCACCATAACTGGCGTGCGTTGGAGGAATAGTGACTGCAAGAGAGCTTTTCTATCATCAGGACAAGGTGTTCACCACCGCCGAAGACAAGGCGTACGCTCGAGAAGAGCTGGTCTATAACGTCACCGAGGATATTCTTGTTGTCATGGAGGAGATTAAGGTACCAAAGACAGAACTGGCGCGGCGCCTTGGAAAGTCCAGATCTTATGTCACCCAGATACTGAGTGGCGTTCGAAATATGACTCTGGGCAGTCTTTCCGATATCTGCTTTGCACTTGGCGTAAAACCGTGTGTTCAGATTATCCAGAATAAACAGGTGCCTTCCTACACTACTGTGGGTTGGACCAAAGAATCTGCCAATTCAAATGACTTCGGGTATGAGGTCAAATCACAGCGTAAGCTTGCCAAAGAGAATAAAGAGGTCTGG
This window encodes:
- a CDS encoding helix-turn-helix transcriptional regulator, producing the protein MFTTAEDKAYAREELVYNVTEDILVVMEEIKVPKTELARRLGKSRSYVTQILSGVRNMTLGSLSDICFALGVKPCVQIIQNKQVPSYTTVGWTKESANSNDFGYEVKSQRKLAKENKEVW